Genomic window (Pseudomonadota bacterium):
CTGGTCCGGGAGAGGGTCGGCAGGCCGAAGGTCTCGGAGATGGGGATCAGCATCGGCGGCAGGGACCAGGCCTGGATATACCGTCAGGATATGCGCAACACCTGGCAAGAGACGCCGGGCGCCATCGATTGGCTGAAAAAAACCGCCTCCCGCTTGAAAAAAGAATCAGAAAAGAAAAAAATGAACTGATATCCAAAACCCTACAGACATTAATGAAATTGTCCGTTAGTTCTTTTGAATCAGGGGGCAATGCAATGTCTGATCTTATAAACGGTTATGAAATAAAATTGATTGCTGAAACCAGGATTGAGGCGATACCGAACCGGCAAGGTTTATTCGAGTTTGAAATAGCAGATTTCCTTAGTCTCATCACAAACGGTGATGTTTCAATGAAAACAAAACTCGATAACATGCGGTTTGTGCCTGAGATCCTCATTATCCAGAAAGCGAAATTGAAAAGACCGACCATTGACGAGTTCGCCAGAGAAACCAGAACCGAAAGCGATAAAGAAATGAGGACTTTTAAAACCTGCATCCGATGCGGCGGCCGCAACTCCTGCATAATCAACGGCTGCGCAAGGACCCCATGCGGATCAATCTGCGATAGCTTGTGAACAGCAGCCCAAGTATTCAAAGATATCTTAACTTTTGAATGCTTCCAAACACCCATTTGTCAAGCCAGACCCCAGTCTAAGCCAGACCCCAGTCTCACTGGTGGTTTTCGCCGAGATGTATGACGTCCACCCAGTCCAGAATATCCGTCTGGTTAAGTTCCTGCCAGCGTCTCATATCCGCTTCAGTGGCGCAGACATTGATAGCTCCAGACAGGTTCAAACAACAATGACCACACTGTTTGCATGTAAATTTAAAGGAATTCATTTATCCGGATCATTTTTTGAGGCCTGAATTTAATACGGTTGGATTGTTATGCATGGCGTTAAAACATCCGCATTTGTTTTTCGAACAATGGATATACGACACTGATAATAACAAAGGGGTTTGGAGCCCTTTTGTTATGATGCTCCAATGTGGTTCCCAAAACCAATGAGAGTTCGTGTCTGCCGCTTTCAACAAACTGGTCCCAGTATTTTTCTTTCACTTTTTCAAGCGCTGTCTGTTCATTCCCGTTGTTGTCTTTCAGGCAATTCCAATACAGTGCTCCGATCTCCCAGTCTTCGATCATCAGTTTACTTGTCTTTCCCTGGCAATCTTCGAACCTGTAGGAAAATTTATATGGAAGCTTCCGGACAATCTCAAATTGACGGGCCACGGTCTCTTCATCGCTGAATAGATGGAGTTGCTGTTTCTGCTTTTCCAGATCGGCAAGTTTTGCGGCATTCCATTCACGCTCAACAGGTTCAAATGTGAACTCCAGAAAACGAATGGGACGGAAAACCGCCAGGGACAGTTCATTCCGATGAGCAAGCTCAATCAATTGTTGCAGGTCGTCGTATTTTACTACTTTGTCTAAAAAAGATTCCCGCCTTGCGCGCCAGCAATTATCCGTCGGCAGGGGCGGTCCAATTGCATTCAGGGAAGAGGGGAGGATTTTATGACTTTCGGGACGGCCGTCCTGGCTTGATCTTTCAAGTTCCGCTTCCACCCACTGGTATTTGCCATACTTTTGTCCATCATAGAGCTGGCGGAAGCGGATCGGGTAGAGGCGTCGCCATTCGCCGTTTTCCGTAACACCGGCCGTGCAGACCAGTTCGGCGTATTTTTTAGATAGGGTTGGATAGGTTTTGACAGTGATCAGGATCTTCTCGATCATAGATGACAGACTGTCAATTTGTTGTGGCGGGCGAGAAAGTCACTGATACAGTGCCTGTGACAGTCTTGAGATTCTCGTTCAAAACAGGTCAATGCGATCCGATGATGACTTTTGAATTGCTGTAAAATGCGGGTCAACCCAACGTGTCTTTCCGGCAGGCTTTTTCGGTAATCGGAAAAGAGCGCTTCGTAGTCGTCTCTTGTCTTCAGGTCTTTGCGGTTCTGTGAATCTATACCTAATTCCGGGATGTGGAGATATTCAATGCCGAATTTCGGCAGAAGTGTTGATAGGGACCGTTGGCCAAATCCGAATTTGCGGCTTAACGGGTTTTTTCTGACATCGCAGAGAAGTTCGATGCCGTTTTTGATCAGTTTGTTGATATAGTCTTCAAACTGGATGCCTTCATAACCGATAGTGTAAATTGTTTTTTCCGTGGTGGTCATGATTGCCGCAGCCTTCTCTACGCATGCCAATTCCTTATTGTCGAGGAGCTGTTCCTTGATCTCGCTATTGATCGCGTAGTATGGAAAACGGCGATATACTTCCTGGACGAGCGACTGCCCTCGGTTGGGTTTTTCCCTCAGCCAGGCCCGGACTGCGTCACGTTCGGGATTTTTTTGTACCCAGGGCAACATGGCGATAGGGCTTTGTAAGCTCAGTTCTTTGTTTCCCTGTGCCAACCAGCCGCGTTTGTGCAACAGATCCAGGTCGTCGGCAGCCTGAAACGAATAACAGCCGTAGCGATACGGGACAAATGCGTAATGGTCAACGCCGGTTTCTTGGATATACAGAAACAGCAGTTTGTGGAGATCCATTTTCTTGAGAACTCCACCCGCCTGTTCCAGAAGAAACAATAGGAGTTTTTGGCGGTTATAGGTTGGCGGTTTGATCATGTCTGGTGACGTTTTGCCAGTCGTTGTATGATAAATCATTAATGATATCAATGCGTTCGTTGCATGTAGCACAGTAACAGAAGGGCTGAAAATAGACAATGAGCATTGTATGAATAGATGAAAAAATAAATCTGTAATTCGGAAGTCACCTTACTCAATTATTTCTAACCTTGCCCAAGTCAATATATTTCCAAAATTACTTGATTGCGGAATATAGAAATTACCGGCTGGGAAAAATAATTGCACCAAACTTGTGATGCAGACCGGCCACAAATCTGACGGATTGTATGATCGGGAGGGTTTGTTGCAATTTCATGGGTGTCGAAGTTCAACTTTCATTCATTTCCCGCCCTTCCGTCCGTCTCCGTTTTCTCCATTTATAAAGTTCATGACCGGTAAAGATCAGGACCGGGAACGGCAGAAGGAGCCAGAGGTCGCCCACCGGGACCGGGGCGGTGTTGAAGACTCTTCGGACCGGTTCCACATTCAGGAGCATCCAGATCCAGACAAGTTCAACCGCCATCGCCCCGAGCAGCATCCGGTTGGTTGTAAATCCCACCGAGAAGGCGGAAAATTCCCAGCTCCGCATGGTCCAGGCATTCAACAACTGGCAGGAAACCGCGCCGAGCAGGGTCATGGTCATCGCCTGGCGATGGAGAAAGGGGTCGCCAAGCTCGACCGTCCCGTATTGCCAGCCATGCAGCAGGAGAAAACCGAGAAAGGCGCTCATTGCCGCCGCCGCCTCGATCACCCCGAGAAAGAAATAGCCGCGCTTGAATACCTCCCAGTCGAGGATCTTCTCCCCACGACCCACCGGCGGCCTGCGCATGATGTTCTTTTCCGGTTTTTCGCTGCCCAGGGCGAGTCCGGGCAGCATGTCGGAACCGAGATCGATGGAGAGGATCTGGATCACCGACAGCGGCAGCGGGATCTTCAGGAAGAACTGGAGAATGTACGGGACGATCTCCGGCACATTCGAGGAGAGGATGTAGGTAACGAATTTCTTGATATTGAAATAGACCGTTCGTCCCTCCTCGATAGCGATGACAATGGAGTTGAAGTTATCGTCCAGCAACACCATGTCGGCCGCCTCCTTGGCTACCTCGGTGCCGGCAATCCCCATCGCGATGCCGATATCGGCCTTCTTCAGGGCCGGGGCGTCGTTGACTCCGTCCCCGGTCATCGCCACAACCTCATCATTGTTCTGCAGGGCCGTGGCAATTCTTAATTTCTGACTGCTGGCCATCCGGGCAAAAAGGATATTTTCCCTGCCGAGCATTTCCTCAAGCTGGTCATCGCCGATCTCCTCAAGTTCCTGGCCGGTCAGCACCCGGTCATGGGCAAGCCCGATCAGCCGGGCAACGGCGGCGGCCGTTTTCGGATGATCGCCGGTGATCATCATCACCCGGATTCCGGCCTCACCGCAGATGGCAACGGCGCCGGCGACCTCGCTGCGCGGCAGGTCCATGATCGCCGCAAGACCGAGCAGGACCAGCTCCTCCTCCCGCTCGCCGTCACCGACTGCCAGCGCCAGAACCCGGTAGGCCAGATCCTCAAGTTCTTCCGCCCAGGCATGCACCTGGGTGCGATACGCTTCATCGATCGGCCGGGGTTCACCGTCACCTGCCCGCCAGGTTGTGCATTTCTCCAGAACGACCTCCAGCGCCCCCTTGACAAAGAGATACTCTCTGCCGCCTTCGGCATACTGGGTCGACATCATTTTTCGATCGCTGGTAAAAGCATTCTCCCGGACCCGCTCATACGGCGGCTGAGAAATCCCCCGTTTTGCCACTGCAGCGACCAGAGCGAGTTCGGTCGGATCACCCCGCAGCGCGTCATCATCGATTTCGGCACGACAATTCAGCAGAGCGGCGGTCAGGAATTCATCAAGCCGTTCATCCGCGCCAGCGGCCCCCTGAACGGTAAAGTCTCCCGCTTCCCGGTAGCCTTCGCCGGACACCTTCACCAGTTCGCCTCCGGCCAGACGGATCTCTTTTAAAGTCATCTCGTTTCTGGTCAAGGTGCCGGTCTTGTCGGTACAGATTACCGTGGCGCTACCCAGGGTCTCCACCGAATCGAGATTTTTGATCAGCGCGTTGCGGCGGGCCATGCGCTGACTGGCAAGAGAGAGTGACAAGGTAATGGTCGGCAGCAGCCCTTCCGGGACATTTGCGACAATCAGCGACAGGGCGAAAATCGAGGCGAGCAGGGGTCCCTTGCCGGAAAACAGACCGAGCGCAAAAAAAACCAGCCCCATCAGCAGGGCAATGATCGTCAGAATCCGGGTGATGTGAATAATTTCCCGCTGCATCGGCGTCAGGCTCTTCCCGACATTCCTGGTGAGACTCGCGATCCGGCCGAATTCGGTGGCGCCCCCGGTGGCGGTGGCCACGGCGATGCCGCTGCCGGTGGTGACGGTGGTCCCGGCAAAGACCATGTTTTTCGCGTCAAGCGCGCGGCGGGCGGCTCCCGGTTCCAAAGTGCGTGAGGCGGGGGCCGACTCCCCGTTCAGGGAGGACAGGTTCAGGTACAGGGAATTCGCCTCCAGCAGAACACCATCGGCGGCCACCTTGTCCCCTTCTTCAAGGAGCATGATATCACCGGGAACAATTTCCTCAGCGGCGACCGAGACAACCTCGCCTTCCCTGCGGACGGTGACCATGGTCGGCATCAGCCTGAGCAACGCTTCCATCGCCTTGTCCGCCCGGTATTCCTGCCAGAAGGTAAAGGTCGCATTGACGATCACTGCGCCGAGGATCGCGTAACCGAGAATATCCATCCCCTCTCCGGGCGAAAACCGGTCGGCGACAAAAGACAGGGCGGCCGCCACTTCAAGGAGAATTGCAAAAAACTGGGTGTACTGGCCAAGGTAGGAGAGCAGATAATTCTTTTTTTCCGCCTGCTCCAACCGGTTCGGCCCGAATTCCCTGTGCAGTCGCTCGACCCGGGACCCGGCCAACCCATCCTCGGAGCTTTTCAAATGGCGAAGCAGGGTTTTGCTGTCAAGCCGGAACAGGTCCATGCTCATTCGCTCCCGGCGTAATAGGCAATGGTGTTGACCGGGGTCAAACGAAAGAGCCTTTCCAGGCGGTTTTCCCCGAAAATCCTCGGTCGGCGTGCCAGACGCCGCCCACCGACAACCAGCAGTTCACAGTCGTGATGGGAGAGATGATGAAGGATCTGGCCGATTTCGTCGGCAGCCAGGGCATGCTTGATTCGAAAGGGGATTTCCAGCAGTTTCAGGGCGCGGGAATAATGTTCGAGTCGATCATTGATCCGCTGAAAGAGCTTTTTGGTGTCACCGATCTCCAGCCGGGCCATCCGACTGCGGCTGACCGGGCTGATCGAATAAATCTCGGCGGAACTTCCCAGGGCTTTGACCATTGAAGTGAAGAACAGAAATTTTTCCACCGACAACCGCTCTTCCCGGATCGGCAGAACCGCTTCCCTGGTCATCGCCCATGCCTCGATCCGGGCGACGCGGACGATCGCAAGATCCGTGGCCGGACGAAGGCGGCTCAATTTTTCACTTAGCGAATCCTCAAAAAATCGGCGCCGCATCCGGGTCGAACAGAAAACAATATCGGCCCTGGTCTCCCGGAGATAATCACAGATTGCCTTTTCCGGCTTCCCCTCCAGGAACACCCGTTCGGTCTTGACCTTGTACCCTGCGGCAACCTCCTCAATCACCGCCATACTGCTTTCGACATCAAGTCTCTCGTCAGTCGGGTTGGCAACATGGAGCAGGGTCAGGGTGAGGTTATACAGGGACGCATAACGGGCGGCATAAAAAGCGGAAACTTCCGAGGTGATCAGGCCGTTCACGGCCGCGACTGCTTTCATCAGCACACCTCCGGTTATCGGGCGGCCGAAAGGTGTCGGCCACCGAAAGGTTAACTGCTCGATCGACTATCTTACCTTACTAGAGATTTACCGGTCCCGACATTAAACTTCGGGTTGCATCTCCTCCGCCGCAGCCATCTCCATGGCCCGGTGATAGAGTTTGAGATACCGGTTGACCACGTTGTCCCAGGTGTAATGGCGGTTGATCTCGTTCACCGCCGCCCGACGCATCTCAAGCATTTTGTCTTTGTCGCTGCGGAAGAGATGAATCGCTTTCAGCATGGTCCCCATCAGGGCCGCGGAGTTATGTTCGCGATAGGCAAGGCCGGTGACCCCGTCGACTACCTTGACCAGGCCGCCGATGGCGTGAACAATCGGCAGATTGCCGAACAGTTGGGCGATATAATCGGTCAGGCCGCACGGCTCATATTGGGACGGGACCAGAAAGAAATCCCCGGCGGCATAAATCCGGTTGGCGAGGACCGGATCAAAACCGCGCAACAGACAAACCCGTCCCCGGTACCGGCTGTCGGTGGTGAGGGCAATCAGCTCCTCTTCAATCTTCGGCTCACCGGTGCCGAGAACCAGCGCCTGGAATTTCTTGTCCATCGGCAGGAGGGTCTCAAGGGAGCCGACCAGTTTATCGACACCTTTCTGGGCGGTAAAACGGCCGATAAAGGTAAACAGAGGTTGTTTCGGGTGAGAGTCGAGAGAGCCGGTTTGATCGATCCCGGGAAGATCGCCTGCCTGCAGATCCTTGATCAGGATCGCCCGGCAACGGGCCTTGCCGGCATACTTCCCGTCGGCGGGAGAAAAGGCGGCCTCGATCCCCATCGCCGCAGGCTGCATCGGATCATAGTCCGCCGGGTTGATCCCGTTGGTGACTCCGGCAAGCACAACCTTGCGATCAATCAGCCGGTGGCCGAGCCAGCCGGTCAAGCGATCATCCCCGGTCTCCTGCAGTTCCCGGGCATAATTCTCGCTTACCGTATTGAGAACCCCATAAGCA
Coding sequences:
- a CDS encoding glycogen/starch synthase, translated to MAKRQLKKVLMLTREYSGLAGAGGVKDVSRQLAEALVRKGKQVSVVMPLYGFLDPEALGFKPLDLSLLINMHYVGRERQESVRLWSAEKCGVVIYLIDAERYREKKSIYTYTAEEAAGNPLHRQGMAHYDYFAMNVLLQKAAIAMMIRLGEKPDMIHCHDGHTALVPAMIREIEGYRHYFHETGCLVTIHNAGWGYHQEIADLAFAETITGLPSKVILGNLLDGHFNPFLAASAYGVLNTVSENYARELQETGDDRLTGWLGHRLIDRKVVLAGVTNGINPADYDPMQPAAMGIEAAFSPADGKYAGKARCRAILIKDLQAGDLPGIDQTGSLDSHPKQPLFTFIGRFTAQKGVDKLVGSLETLLPMDKKFQALVLGTGEPKIEEELIALTTDSRYRGRVCLLRGFDPVLANRIYAAGDFFLVPSQYEPCGLTDYIAQLFGNLPIVHAIGGLVKVVDGVTGLAYREHNSAALMGTMLKAIHLFRSDKDKMLEMRRAAVNEINRHYTWDNVVNRYLKLYHRAMEMAAAEEMQPEV
- a CDS encoding cation-transporting P-type ATPase, which produces MDLFRLDSKTLLRHLKSSEDGLAGSRVERLHREFGPNRLEQAEKKNYLLSYLGQYTQFFAILLEVAAALSFVADRFSPGEGMDILGYAILGAVIVNATFTFWQEYRADKAMEALLRLMPTMVTVRREGEVVSVAAEEIVPGDIMLLEEGDKVAADGVLLEANSLYLNLSSLNGESAPASRTLEPGAARRALDAKNMVFAGTTVTTGSGIAVATATGGATEFGRIASLTRNVGKSLTPMQREIIHITRILTIIALLMGLVFFALGLFSGKGPLLASIFALSLIVANVPEGLLPTITLSLSLASQRMARRNALIKNLDSVETLGSATVICTDKTGTLTRNEMTLKEIRLAGGELVKVSGEGYREAGDFTVQGAAGADERLDEFLTAALLNCRAEIDDDALRGDPTELALVAAVAKRGISQPPYERVRENAFTSDRKMMSTQYAEGGREYLFVKGALEVVLEKCTTWRAGDGEPRPIDEAYRTQVHAWAEELEDLAYRVLALAVGDGEREEELVLLGLAAIMDLPRSEVAGAVAICGEAGIRVMMITGDHPKTAAAVARLIGLAHDRVLTGQELEEIGDDQLEEMLGRENILFARMASSQKLRIATALQNNDEVVAMTGDGVNDAPALKKADIGIAMGIAGTEVAKEAADMVLLDDNFNSIVIAIEEGRTVYFNIKKFVTYILSSNVPEIVPYILQFFLKIPLPLSVIQILSIDLGSDMLPGLALGSEKPEKNIMRRPPVGRGEKILDWEVFKRGYFFLGVIEAAAAMSAFLGFLLLHGWQYGTVELGDPFLHRQAMTMTLLGAVSCQLLNAWTMRSWEFSAFSVGFTTNRMLLGAMAVELVWIWMLLNVEPVRRVFNTAPVPVGDLWLLLPFPVLIFTGHELYKWRKRRRTEGREMNES
- a CDS encoding universal stress protein, which gives rise to MKAVAAVNGLITSEVSAFYAARYASLYNLTLTLLHVANPTDERLDVESSMAVIEEVAAGYKVKTERVFLEGKPEKAICDYLRETRADIVFCSTRMRRRFFEDSLSEKLSRLRPATDLAIVRVARIEAWAMTREAVLPIREERLSVEKFLFFTSMVKALGSSAEIYSISPVSRSRMARLEIGDTKKLFQRINDRLEHYSRALKLLEIPFRIKHALAADEIGQILHHLSHHDCELLVVGGRRLARRPRIFGENRLERLFRLTPVNTIAYYAGSE
- a CDS encoding DUF488 domain-containing protein, with product MSIFSPSVTVLHATNALISLMIYHTTTGKTSPDMIKPPTYNRQKLLLFLLEQAGGVLKKMDLHKLLFLYIQETGVDHYAFVPYRYGCYSFQAADDLDLLHKRGWLAQGNKELSLQSPIAMLPWVQKNPERDAVRAWLREKPNRGQSLVQEVYRRFPYYAINSEIKEQLLDNKELACVEKAAAIMTTTEKTIYTIGYEGIQFEDYINKLIKNGIELLCDVRKNPLSRKFGFGQRSLSTLLPKFGIEYLHIPELGIDSQNRKDLKTRDDYEALFSDYRKSLPERHVGLTRILQQFKSHHRIALTCFERESQDCHRHCISDFLARHNKLTVCHL